Proteins encoded in a region of the Perca fluviatilis chromosome 8, GENO_Pfluv_1.0, whole genome shotgun sequence genome:
- the LOC120563421 gene encoding uncharacterized protein LOC120563421, which yields MIDAEVALEALSVICHAGVISAQRQRSEAGLAAIVPDVAAQLLRPLQTLQLSVTQLTIHDLIPLALCGDTSCHSRSAAVSSAYQDGQYVCALSLPNDIDEDNKTGAIIIKDYQWTKEHFDPKFDYDFTKLKDTKEYYRGGEKYKRPCGWQRFALKVLDEFGDNTWLGNPGRSTQSVPGEWPVSYHGTKEICVEAIIEKNYKKGNRAVYGPGIYSTPNIDIAEGYAHEFPSERTGKKYKTVLQNRINPEYRKMYNHDQYWLVPIDEGTSEEEEKEIVRKAIRPYGLLLKEI from the exons ATGATCGATGCCGAAGTTGCACTTGAAGCTTTGAGCGTGATCTGCCATGCCGGAGTAATTTCAGCTCAAAGACAAAGATCAGAAGCTGGACTGGCAGCCATCGTTCCTGACGTAGCAGCACAGCTTCTCCGTCCACTGCAGACGCTGCAGCTGTCCGTGACGCAGCTGACCATCCATGACCTCATCCCTTTAGCCCTGTGTGGTGACACAAGCTG TCACAGCCGCTCGGCTGCAGTCTCCTCAGCATACCAAGATGGGCAGTATGTCTGCGCCTTGAGCTTGCCAAATGACATCGATGAAGATAATAAAACAGGAGCTATTATCATCAAGGATTACCAATGGACCAAGGAACACTTTGACCCGAAATTTGACTATGACTTCACCAAGTTGAAAGACACCAAGGAATATTACAGAGGTGGGGAGAAGTACAAACGCCCGTGTGGTTGGCAGCGTTTTGCCCTCAAG GTCCTGGATGAGTTTGGTGACAACACCTGGCTGGGAAACCCAGGCCGCAGCACCCAGTCAGTCCCGGGGGAGTGGCCTGTGTCCTACCATGGGACAAAAGAAATATGTGTGGAAGCCATcattgaaaaaaactacaag aaagGCAATCGTGCTGTTTATGGCCCGGGGATTTATTCTACTCCAAACATCGACATAGCAGAGGGATACGCCCATGAATTCCCCTCCGAGAGAACGGGCAAGAAGTACAAAACGGTTCTGCAGAATCGCATCAACCCCGAGTACCGGAAGATGTATAACCACGATCAGTACTGGCTGGTTCCCATTGACGAAGGAACatcagaggaagaagaaaaggagaTAGTCAGAAAGGCCATCCGTCCTTATGGCCTTCTGTTGAAAGAGATTTGA
- the LOC120563407 gene encoding high choriolytic enzyme 1-like has product MTFFKCTLSLLLILTVSDRSWAEDKDLSVSELLWRANKDVVRTKDEPLVMDDIAYDNENERNADPCTSSGCMWGKSSDGKVYVPYVIATHFSSRERSIIERGLTSFTSVSCIRFVQRTNQRDYLNIQSNSGCYSFVGRRGYSQTVSLDRQGCLYHNTVQHELLHALGFNHEQCRSDRDQHIRILWQNIQSGWEYAFDKINTLNLNTPYDYTSVMQYHRYAFSGNNKPTMEPIPNANVEFGTGKEMSKNDISRLNKLYKC; this is encoded by the exons ATGACTTTCTTTAAGTGCACCCTCagtctcctcctcatcctcacgGTCTCTGACCGCTCCTGGGCTGAAGACAAG GATCTGTCCGTCTCTGAGCTCCTGTGGAGGGCCAACAAGGATGTTG TGCGTACGAAGGACGAGCCCTTGGTGATGGATGACATTGCTTATGACAATGAAAACGAGAGGAACGCTGATCCCTGCACCTCCAGCGGCTGCATGTGGGGAAAGTCCAGCGATGGAAAGGTCTACGTGCCTTACGTCATCGCCACACATTTCT CTTCTCGGGAGCGCTCCATCATCGAGCGTGGGCTTACGTCCTTCACCAGCGTCTCCTGCATTCGCTTCGTCCAACGCACCAACCAGAGGGACTACCTCAACATCCAGTCCAACAGCGG CTGTTACTCCTTCGTCGGCCGCCGTGGTTATTCCCAGACGGTGTCTCTGGACCGCCAGGGCTGCCTCTACCACAACACGGTCCAGCACGAGCTGCTCCACGCCCTCGGCTTCAACCACGAACAGTGCCGCTCCGACAGGGACCAGCACATCCGGATCCTGTGGCAAAACATCCAGTCCG GTTGGGAGTACGCCTTCGACAAGATCAACACCCTGAACCTGAACACCCCCTACGACTACACCTCTGTCATGCAGTACCACAG GTACGCCTTCTCCGGGAACAACAAGCCCACTATGGAGCCTATCCCCAACGCCAATGTTGAATTCGGCACAGGCAAGGAGATGAGCAAGAACGACATCAGCAGGCTGAACAAGCTGtacaaatgttaa